The following coding sequences are from one Formosa haliotis window:
- a CDS encoding GNAT family N-acetyltransferase, which produces MSIATTERLVIEAITIADAQFILELMNTPHWLAYIGDRNVKTLHHAERAIKNTHLKSYRENGFGFYKLLLKSENLIPIGVCGLIKREELDGVDIGFALLPEFEGKGFGFESATEILKLAENTFHLKEVIAIVSPENSNSIKLLEKLGLSYQKKVTPFPDKKELLLFSKRF; this is translated from the coding sequence ATGTCCATAGCCACTACAGAGCGTTTAGTTATTGAAGCTATAACTATTGCCGATGCCCAATTTATTCTGGAATTAATGAACACCCCACATTGGTTGGCATATATAGGCGACCGCAATGTTAAAACATTACATCATGCAGAACGTGCAATAAAAAATACACATCTAAAAAGCTATCGCGAAAACGGATTTGGATTTTATAAATTACTTTTAAAATCTGAAAATCTAATCCCGATAGGTGTTTGCGGGTTAATAAAACGAGAAGAACTCGATGGTGTAGATATTGGCTTTGCGCTGCTTCCAGAGTTTGAAGGTAAAGGTTTCGGGTTTGAATCGGCGACAGAAATTTTAAAGCTAGCCGAAAACACATTCCATTTAAAAGAGGTGATAGCTATCGTTTCTCCAGAGAATTCCAATTCTATTAAATTACTCGAAAAATTAGGTTTAAGCTATCAAAAAAAGGTAACGCCTTTTCCCGACAAAAAAGAATTATTATTGTTCTCTAAACGCTTTTAA
- the serS gene encoding serine--tRNA ligase — MLQIPFIRDHKDRVIANLAKRNIDATDMISEVLDLDEARRSTQAQLDNTLAEANALSKEIGSLFKSGETQKANILKEKSGNLKELSKELSDTLNEKTEALSQLLFKIPNVPNDTVPAGNTEDDNEEVFRAGDIPTLYDGAMPHWELAKKYDIIDFELGNKIAGAGFPVYKGKGARLQRALIAYFLDKNTAAGYTEYQLPHLVNEASGFGTGQLPDKEGQMYHVTADNLYLIPTAEVPGTNIFRDVVLNESELPIGITGYTPCFRREAGSYGAHVRGLNRLHQFDKVEILRVEHPDNSYKALDSMVAHVKTILEDLKLPYRILRLCGGDLGFTSALTFDFEVFSTAQDRWLEISSVSNFETFQANRLKLRFKNKEGKNELAHTLNGSALALPRVLAGILENYQTDKGIVIPEVLVPYTGFSIID, encoded by the coding sequence ATGTTACAAATACCTTTTATAAGAGACCATAAAGATCGTGTAATTGCAAATTTAGCAAAGCGAAATATTGATGCAACCGACATGATTTCTGAAGTTCTTGACCTTGATGAAGCGCGTAGAAGCACACAGGCTCAATTGGATAATACCTTGGCCGAGGCAAATGCCTTATCGAAAGAAATTGGTAGCTTATTTAAAAGCGGAGAAACACAAAAGGCTAACATATTAAAGGAAAAAAGCGGGAATTTAAAGGAATTATCTAAAGAATTATCTGATACTTTAAATGAAAAAACAGAAGCTTTAAGTCAGTTACTTTTCAAAATTCCGAATGTACCAAACGATACCGTTCCTGCAGGAAACACCGAAGATGATAATGAAGAGGTTTTTAGAGCTGGAGACATCCCTACCCTTTATGACGGCGCTATGCCTCACTGGGAATTAGCCAAAAAATACGACATTATAGATTTTGAATTGGGTAACAAAATTGCAGGCGCTGGATTTCCGGTTTACAAAGGAAAAGGAGCTCGCTTACAACGTGCCTTAATTGCTTACTTTTTAGATAAAAATACAGCTGCTGGATATACAGAATATCAGTTACCACACTTGGTAAACGAAGCTTCTGGTTTTGGTACCGGACAGTTGCCAGATAAAGAAGGGCAAATGTACCACGTAACGGCAGATAATTTATATTTAATCCCGACCGCAGAAGTACCAGGAACCAACATTTTTAGAGATGTGGTTTTAAATGAAAGCGAATTACCTATTGGAATTACAGGTTACACCCCTTGTTTTAGACGTGAAGCTGGAAGTTATGGAGCGCACGTAAGAGGTTTAAATAGATTACACCAATTTGATAAGGTTGAGATTTTACGTGTAGAACATCCAGATAATTCTTATAAAGCTTTAGACAGTATGGTGGCTCATGTAAAAACTATTCTTGAAGATTTAAAACTGCCATACAGGATTTTAAGATTATGTGGTGGCGATTTAGGATTTACATCGGCATTAACGTTCGATTTTGAAGTATTTTCTACAGCTCAAGATCGTTGGTTAGAAATTTCATCGGTATCTAATTTTGAAACTTTCCAAGCGAACCGCTTAAAATTACGTTTTAAAAACAAAGAGGGTAAAAACGAATTGGCACATACCTTAAACGGAAGCGCATTAGCCTTACCTAGAGTTTTGGCTGGAATTTTAGAAAATTACCAGACAGACAAAGGTATTGTTATTCCTGAAGTTTTAGTGCCTTACACAGGTTTTTCAATTATAGACTAA
- a CDS encoding bifunctional riboflavin kinase/FAD synthetase, with translation MEKVRNFNNLDSNILTVVTIGTFDGVHLGHQKILKRLVNTAKETHLKSVVLTFFPHPRMVLQNDANIKMINTIEERSTILEQSGVDYLCVQKFTKDFSRLTAEDFVKTILVDQLNAKRVIIGYDHHFGRNRSANIDDLRKFGELYGFEVEEISAEDVNEVAVSSTKIRKALDAGDITKANTYLGYPFCLNGTVVSGKKIGKQLQYPTANLKIEEAYKIIPKHGVYVVKSEMNNKTVFGMMNIGTNPTITDSTQQHIEIHFFNFDDDLYGKSLKIEMLHRLRDEKKFNSVEDLKTQLQQDEHESLRFINTLHD, from the coding sequence ATGGAAAAAGTCAGAAATTTTAATAATCTAGACTCCAATATTTTAACAGTTGTAACTATTGGCACCTTTGATGGCGTTCATTTAGGACATCAAAAAATCTTAAAACGCCTTGTAAATACAGCAAAAGAAACCCATTTAAAATCGGTTGTTTTAACCTTTTTCCCGCACCCTAGAATGGTACTTCAAAACGATGCGAATATAAAAATGATTAACACCATAGAAGAACGCTCTACAATTTTAGAGCAATCGGGAGTCGATTATTTATGTGTACAAAAATTTACCAAAGACTTTTCTAGATTGACTGCCGAAGATTTTGTAAAAACCATATTAGTAGATCAGCTAAACGCTAAGCGCGTTATTATAGGATACGATCATCATTTTGGAAGAAACCGATCGGCTAATATTGATGATTTACGCAAGTTTGGTGAGCTTTACGGATTTGAAGTAGAAGAAATTTCTGCCGAGGATGTTAACGAAGTTGCCGTAAGTTCTACCAAAATACGAAAAGCGCTAGATGCAGGAGACATTACCAAAGCAAACACCTATCTCGGGTATCCGTTTTGTTTAAATGGCACTGTTGTCTCGGGTAAAAAAATTGGAAAACAATTACAATACCCTACCGCTAATTTAAAAATAGAAGAAGCTTATAAGATTATACCAAAACATGGTGTTTATGTGGTAAAATCTGAAATGAACAACAAAACGGTTTTTGGGATGATGAATATAGGCACCAACCCTACTATTACCGACAGCACACAACAGCATATTGAAATTCATTTCTTTAATTTTGATGACGATCTTTATGGAAAATCATTAAAGATTGAAATGTTACACCGCCTTCGTGATGAAAAAAAATTCAATTCTGTTGAAGACCTAAAAACACAATTACAACAAGACGAACACGAATCGCTACGCTTTATTAACACCTTGCATGATTAA
- the rsmA gene encoding 16S rRNA (adenine(1518)-N(6)/adenine(1519)-N(6))-dimethyltransferase RsmA yields MTVKAKKHLGQHFLNDENIAEQIANSLSFQGYKNVLEIGPGMGVLTKYLLDKPTKTYVIEIDSESVDYLKANYLNLADRVIEKDFLKYDINEIFKGESFAVIGNYPYNISTQIVFKTLELRDQIPEFSGMFQKEVAQRICEKEGSKTYGILSVLTQAFYDAEYLFTVPPQVFNPPPKVDSGVLRLTRKTNYTLPCNEDMLFKVVKAAFQQRRKTLRNSLKTFNLSDNLREDSIFGQRPEQLSVAQFIELTQRIENDLKTQP; encoded by the coding sequence ATGACGGTAAAAGCAAAAAAACATTTAGGTCAGCACTTTCTAAACGATGAAAATATTGCAGAACAAATTGCAAATTCATTATCGTTTCAAGGCTATAAAAATGTCTTAGAAATTGGTCCAGGTATGGGTGTTCTAACTAAATATTTGCTTGACAAGCCAACAAAAACCTATGTTATAGAAATTGATAGTGAATCTGTAGATTACCTAAAAGCAAACTACCTAAATTTAGCCGATAGAGTTATTGAAAAAGATTTCTTAAAATACGATATAAATGAGATTTTTAAAGGCGAGTCCTTTGCTGTAATTGGCAATTACCCATATAATATTTCAACACAAATTGTTTTTAAAACCTTAGAACTTCGCGATCAAATTCCGGAATTTTCGGGCATGTTTCAAAAAGAAGTCGCTCAGCGTATTTGCGAAAAAGAAGGCAGTAAAACCTATGGTATCTTATCGGTGTTAACTCAAGCCTTCTACGATGCCGAGTATTTATTTACCGTTCCACCGCAAGTGTTTAATCCGCCACCTAAAGTAGATTCTGGGGTACTGCGTTTAACCCGCAAAACAAATTACACCCTGCCTTGTAACGAAGACATGTTATTTAAAGTGGTAAAAGCAGCCTTTCAACAACGACGAAAAACACTTCGTAACAGTTTAAAAACATTCAATTTGTCCGATAATTTAAGAGAAGATAGTATCTTTGGCCAACGTCCAGAACAACTTTCGGTTGCTCAATTTATAGAGCTAACACAACGTATAGAAAACGACCTTAAAACACAACCTTAG
- a CDS encoding DUF4286 family protein, which produces MYIYNVTSNVSDAVLEDWLTWMKHVHIPQVLSVGTFYEAKLTRVLVEEEMGGQTYSVQYRAKTREDLDRYYTRFADVLRNEALRKFGENVLAFRTELEVVDIYTVKKD; this is translated from the coding sequence ATGTATATTTATAATGTAACCTCAAATGTAAGCGATGCCGTCCTCGAGGATTGGTTAACCTGGATGAAACACGTACATATCCCGCAGGTGTTATCTGTTGGTACCTTTTACGAAGCCAAATTAACGCGGGTCCTTGTTGAAGAAGAAATGGGAGGCCAAACATACTCTGTACAATATCGTGCAAAAACACGTGAAGACTTAGATCGCTATTATACTCGATTTGCTGATGTATTACGAAATGAAGCTTTAAGAAAATTTGGCGAAAATGTATTAGCTTTTAGAACAGAACTCGAAGTTGTCGATATTTATACAGTTAAAAAAGACTAA
- a CDS encoding 50S ribosomal protein L25/general stress protein Ctc, whose protein sequence is MKSITINGSLRESVGKKATKALRNAGQVPCVLYGGDKPVHFTAEELAFSKLVYTPNAHTVVITLASGESFNAIMQDIQFHPVTDRILHVDFYQLFDDKEITMDIPVTFVGNSRGVRNGGVLRKNKRSLRVKALPANLPDTVEADISPLKIGGKLYITTLENDAYKFMHPDNTVVCQVRRSRAAVMDDEEDEEEGTDAAAPEATAEA, encoded by the coding sequence ATGAAATCAATTACAATCAACGGATCTCTTAGAGAAAGCGTGGGCAAGAAAGCAACAAAAGCCTTACGTAATGCTGGTCAGGTTCCTTGCGTATTATACGGAGGAGATAAACCAGTTCATTTTACAGCAGAAGAATTGGCATTCTCTAAACTTGTATACACACCTAATGCGCATACAGTTGTAATTACTTTAGCTAGTGGAGAATCTTTCAATGCAATCATGCAAGACATTCAGTTTCACCCGGTAACTGACAGAATTTTACACGTAGATTTCTATCAATTATTTGATGACAAAGAAATCACTATGGACATTCCTGTAACTTTCGTAGGTAACTCTCGTGGTGTTAGAAATGGTGGTGTTTTACGTAAAAACAAGCGTAGTTTAAGAGTTAAAGCTTTACCTGCTAACTTACCAGATACTGTAGAAGCAGATATTTCTCCTCTTAAAATTGGTGGTAAATTATACATCACTACTTTAGAGAATGATGCTTACAAATTTATGCACCCAGACAACACTGTAGTATGTCAAGTAAGACGTTCTAGAGCAGCTGTTATGGATGATGAAGAAGATGAAGAAGAAGGAACAGATGCTGCAGCTCCAGAAGCTACTGCTGAAGCTTAG
- the pth gene encoding aminoacyl-tRNA hydrolase gives MKKFLVVGLGNIGEKYENTRHNIGFKILDHLAKKEALTFETQKLGDLTTYKFKGRTFILLKPSTYMNLSGKAVQYWLTKENIPLENLLVITDDLNLAFGSIRLKGKGSDGGHNGLKDIQDKLQTTQYNRFRFGISDAFSKGRQIDYVLGEWTVEENETLPERLDKSVELIKSFGTAGLNNTMNTFNGK, from the coding sequence ATGAAAAAATTCTTAGTGGTTGGCCTTGGTAATATTGGCGAAAAATACGAAAACACACGTCATAATATTGGCTTTAAAATATTAGACCATTTAGCTAAAAAAGAAGCGCTAACCTTCGAAACTCAAAAATTAGGCGACTTAACAACCTATAAATTTAAAGGACGCACATTTATACTACTAAAACCTAGTACGTATATGAATTTAAGCGGAAAAGCTGTGCAGTACTGGCTAACAAAAGAAAATATTCCGTTAGAAAACTTACTTGTTATTACAGACGATTTAAATTTAGCCTTCGGTAGTATTCGTCTTAAAGGAAAAGGTAGCGATGGTGGACATAACGGACTTAAAGATATTCAGGATAAATTACAAACCACACAATACAACCGTTTCCGATTTGGTATTAGTGATGCCTTTAGCAAAGGTCGCCAAATAGATTATGTATTAGGCGAATGGACTGTTGAAGAAAACGAGACACTTCCAGAACGTTTAGACAAATCTGTAGAACTTATTAAATCTTTCGGAACTGCAGGTCTTAACAACACCATGAATACGTTTAACGGAAAGTAG
- a CDS encoding reprolysin-like metallopeptidase — MKTHYTKTLFLLLALSFNANLIFAQSGSKFWKDVSQERVASKTLSRKTNPESFKVYQLDLEGLKTALQQSQGSQTRRHAAVMVMEFPMEDGTFQKFQVTESSIMGPKLAAKFPMIKTYKAVGLDDKTATMRFSITQQGLHAFSLSGKRSSVFIDPYTVDGNKYMVYNRSALGIDTQDFECLVDDNIDLKSLKNDQGSRLQNTDDRTLRTYRLALSCNAKYGALFAGSGTDAQKKANIQAQMAITINRVNEIYERDLAIKLVFIDRNDELIYYDVDNDPWGTEFNEKTQQVISTTLGDESLYDIGHNFNTSNGGNSGCVGCVCVDAVAPYTGEVSKGRGYTGTANPTGDAFDIDYVAHEMGHQFGGFHTMNTCSRSGNGKTEVEPASGSSIMGYAGICGSNNVQANTDAHFNYVNIRDISEEIQPGGVSACGEQTALDNSPPVANAGQDYTIPVSTPYVLRGAATDPDGIETLTYNWSQNDPQRAPADGAPQPTWTVGPLYRSFLPTTSPNRYMPNIQDVAAGNITPKWEVTPAVARTMNFALTVRDNGSGYPIGVGQTDSDLMTVTVVDGTPFTVNKPNTAVDWYVGMTRDIAWQVGETFNAPINCKKVNIKLSLDGGITYPITLASNVDNDGLETITVPDNESANCRIMVEAADNIFYDISDVDFSIIKSGPKFVLEQTNEDDMYTVCNNSETFNIPFKYITVSGFNEQTTFNVSNLPEGVTASFAPASTQTDTDVVLTLSNFDSAIIGSQVISITGVASSLSSTVTATLNIEASEIDSPNLISPENALSEVSETVTLTWEASLHAMQYELEVSTALDFSTNVDSYVLTDTFFNLTDLKLLTTYYWRVSAINNCTVSDNSPTFSFSTINCKACESYGNTLFKLETSTTRVVFNTIDNVSGKTDYSDFTSISTTLNRGEDYSLSTYVNTSGNHTTNTVVWIDWNDNCSFDDAGEMYELGEATNVSNGITSASPLIITVPLDAVLTEKTTMRVATKFMTKPTACEIDYDGEVEDYSLQIEPTLSIKDSEFSDFNIWPNPNKGVFTVSLKATSANDVHMVLYDISGRQVFSKSYVSSYNFSQHVELKSVASGMYLLEVNNGVHKTIKKVLIK, encoded by the coding sequence ATGAAAACCCATTATACGAAAACCCTTTTCTTGCTTTTAGCTCTGTCTTTTAATGCTAACCTTATTTTTGCACAATCGGGTTCGAAATTTTGGAAAGATGTTTCTCAAGAACGTGTTGCGAGTAAAACGTTAAGTAGAAAAACAAACCCTGAAAGTTTTAAAGTATATCAATTAGATTTAGAGGGATTAAAAACGGCTTTACAACAATCGCAAGGAAGCCAAACGCGAAGACATGCAGCGGTTATGGTTATGGAATTCCCTATGGAAGACGGGACATTCCAGAAATTTCAGGTAACAGAATCGTCTATTATGGGACCGAAATTGGCGGCTAAATTCCCGATGATTAAAACGTACAAAGCTGTGGGGTTAGATGATAAAACAGCAACCATGCGCTTTAGTATTACCCAACAAGGCTTGCATGCCTTTTCGCTTTCAGGAAAAAGAAGTTCTGTTTTTATAGATCCTTATACCGTAGATGGGAATAAATATATGGTGTATAACCGTTCGGCTTTAGGCATAGATACGCAAGATTTTGAATGTTTGGTAGATGATAATATCGATTTGAAATCTTTAAAAAATGATCAAGGATCAAGATTGCAAAACACAGACGATCGTACTTTACGCACGTATCGTTTGGCCTTATCGTGTAACGCAAAATACGGTGCTTTGTTTGCCGGTTCGGGTACAGATGCTCAAAAGAAAGCCAATATACAAGCCCAAATGGCTATTACCATAAATCGTGTTAATGAAATTTACGAACGCGATTTGGCGATTAAATTGGTATTTATAGACAGAAATGATGAGTTAATTTATTACGATGTAGACAACGATCCGTGGGGAACCGAGTTTAACGAAAAAACACAACAAGTCATTTCAACCACTTTAGGCGATGAGTCTTTATATGATATCGGACATAATTTTAATACCTCAAACGGAGGAAACTCGGGGTGTGTGGGTTGTGTTTGTGTAGATGCTGTAGCGCCTTATACTGGAGAAGTGTCTAAAGGAAGAGGGTATACCGGAACGGCTAATCCTACGGGAGATGCTTTCGATATTGATTATGTGGCGCATGAAATGGGACATCAATTTGGTGGATTTCACACTATGAACACTTGTTCGCGTTCTGGAAATGGAAAAACAGAAGTAGAGCCTGCATCGGGAAGTTCGATAATGGGATATGCCGGAATTTGCGGTTCAAATAACGTCCAAGCAAATACCGATGCGCATTTTAATTATGTAAATATTAGAGATATTTCTGAAGAAATACAACCGGGAGGGGTTAGCGCTTGTGGCGAACAAACGGCTCTAGATAATAGTCCTCCTGTGGCAAATGCAGGGCAGGATTATACCATACCGGTATCTACACCTTATGTTTTAAGAGGTGCCGCAACCGATCCAGACGGGATAGAAACCTTAACCTATAATTGGTCTCAAAACGATCCGCAACGTGCGCCAGCAGATGGTGCGCCACAACCTACTTGGACGGTCGGGCCTTTATATCGTTCTTTTTTGCCAACAACATCGCCTAATCGTTATATGCCAAATATTCAAGATGTTGCAGCTGGTAATATTACTCCAAAATGGGAGGTAACTCCTGCTGTAGCTCGCACCATGAATTTTGCTCTTACAGTAAGAGATAATGGTAGTGGTTATCCTATAGGAGTTGGGCAAACGGATAGCGATTTAATGACCGTTACTGTAGTAGATGGCACACCTTTTACAGTAAATAAACCAAATACTGCTGTCGATTGGTATGTTGGGATGACACGTGATATTGCTTGGCAAGTAGGGGAAACTTTTAATGCACCCATAAATTGTAAAAAAGTAAATATTAAGCTGTCTTTAGATGGTGGAATAACCTATCCAATTACTTTGGCTTCAAATGTGGATAACGATGGATTAGAGACTATAACTGTTCCAGATAACGAAAGTGCTAACTGTAGAATTATGGTAGAAGCAGCCGATAATATTTTCTATGATATTTCTGATGTTGATTTTAGTATTATAAAATCTGGACCAAAATTTGTTTTAGAGCAAACAAACGAGGATGACATGTATACCGTTTGTAATAATTCTGAAACGTTTAATATTCCGTTTAAATATATTACCGTTTCGGGTTTTAACGAGCAAACCACGTTTAATGTATCGAATTTACCTGAAGGTGTTACAGCCTCTTTTGCACCAGCATCTACACAAACAGATACCGATGTTGTGTTAACGCTAAGTAATTTTGATTCAGCAATAATTGGGAGTCAGGTTATTTCAATTACCGGGGTTGCTAGTTCATTATCATCGACTGTTACCGCAACTTTAAATATTGAAGCTTCAGAAATAGATAGTCCAAATTTAATAAGTCCGGAAAATGCACTTTCCGAAGTTTCGGAAACTGTTACTTTAACTTGGGAAGCTTCACTTCACGCCATGCAATATGAGTTAGAAGTGTCTACCGCTTTAGATTTTTCAACTAATGTGGACAGCTATGTATTAACAGACACCTTTTTTAATTTAACCGATTTAAAATTGTTAACCACTTACTATTGGCGTGTTAGTGCTATTAATAATTGCACGGTAAGCGACAATTCGCCGACCTTTAGTTTTTCAACCATAAATTGCAAGGCTTGTGAATCTTATGGTAACACCTTGTTTAAATTAGAAACATCTACTACCCGAGTTGTTTTTAATACTATAGACAATGTTTCAGGAAAAACCGACTATAGCGATTTTACATCTATATCGACTACGTTGAACAGGGGAGAAGATTATAGTTTATCTACCTATGTAAATACTTCTGGAAACCATACCACCAACACGGTGGTTTGGATAGATTGGAATGACAATTGTAGTTTTGATGATGCAGGGGAAATGTATGAACTTGGCGAAGCTACCAATGTAAGTAATGGCATTACTTCTGCGTCTCCTTTAATTATTACTGTGCCTCTTGATGCTGTATTAACAGAAAAAACTACAATGCGCGTTGCGACGAAGTTTATGACTAAGCCTACCGCTTGTGAAATAGATTATGATGGCGAAGTGGAAGATTACAGTTTACAAATAGAACCAACCTTAAGCATAAAAGATTCTGAGTTTAGTGATTTTAATATTTGGCCAAACCCGAACAAAGGCGTGTTTACGGTATCTTTAAAAGCGACCTCGGCTAATGATGTGCATATGGTGTTATACGACATTAGCGGAAGGCAAGTGTTTTCTAAATCGTATGTAAGTAGCTATAATTTTAGTCAGCATGTTGAGCTTAAAAGTGTAGCTTCTGGAATGTATTTGTTAGAGGTTAATAATGGCGTGCATAAAACCATAAAAAAGGTACTAATTAAGTAG
- a CDS encoding tetratricopeptide repeat protein — translation MRFIFFCCFLFTLCGFSQEDLLAKEYFKNGDFEKALISYQKLHEKTPTNVNYTYALVETQQQLQKYDEAQLVLETALTKMQFPAFYVELGYNFQLQNNIAQANSYYEKAIESINTNPNYVYSVARHFQNHSLLDYAIRAYEKATSLNEKLDFSMQLAQIYGEQGDIEKMFVSYVDFLEKNPIYSNDLKRAFGDFLNENPSNDNNILLRKTLLRKIQQNPDLIWNELLSWLFIQQKEFPKAFQQEKAIYNRRPESLTRMEELASIATHEKDYETATSIYNYIIDTSQDTKTVLDAHYNLLQFKTKLASEKEYKNIQSEYLKLFEIYGAHSQTLKLQIAYGHFLAFNLHQPKTAEDFLKQSLEQNLNDTQVAEIKLELADILVLQEKFNEALIYYTQIQRNLKNSTISQEARFRVARTSYYKGDFKWAESQLNILKQSTSQLIANDALDLKLLISDNKYEDSTQTALKLYAKADLLAYQNKPIEAISSLQTILDLHSTEPIAEQALYKQAQLFENQKEYSKAENNYQLLISNHKKGLLADDAYFALAELYNHVLNQPEKAQPLYEYIIFNFADSIYFVEARKQYRTLRGDNLNQ, via the coding sequence ATGAGATTTATATTTTTTTGTTGCTTCCTTTTTACGCTTTGCGGATTCTCGCAAGAGGATCTTCTTGCCAAAGAATATTTTAAAAATGGCGATTTTGAAAAAGCTTTAATCTCTTACCAAAAGTTACACGAAAAAACACCAACAAACGTTAATTACACCTACGCTTTAGTTGAAACACAGCAGCAATTACAGAAATACGACGAGGCACAATTGGTTTTAGAAACCGCTTTAACCAAAATGCAGTTTCCTGCCTTTTATGTAGAATTGGGATATAATTTTCAGTTACAAAACAATATAGCCCAAGCGAACTCTTATTACGAAAAAGCCATAGAAAGCATAAACACAAACCCGAATTATGTATATTCTGTAGCGCGACATTTTCAAAACCATTCCTTGTTAGATTACGCCATTCGAGCGTATGAAAAAGCGACGAGTTTAAACGAAAAATTAGACTTTAGCATGCAATTAGCTCAAATTTATGGCGAGCAAGGCGATATTGAAAAAATGTTTGTTAGCTATGTCGATTTCTTAGAAAAAAATCCAATTTATAGCAACGATTTAAAACGGGCCTTTGGCGATTTCTTAAACGAAAACCCGAGTAACGACAACAATATTTTACTAAGAAAAACACTACTGAGAAAAATCCAACAAAATCCAGATTTAATTTGGAACGAATTATTAAGCTGGTTATTTATTCAGCAAAAAGAATTCCCTAAAGCATTTCAGCAAGAAAAAGCGATTTACAACAGAAGACCAGAAAGTTTAACCCGTATGGAAGAATTGGCTTCTATTGCCACCCATGAGAAAGATTATGAAACGGCGACCAGCATTTATAACTATATTATAGACACCTCGCAAGACACCAAAACGGTGTTAGATGCGCATTATAATCTGCTTCAATTCAAAACTAAATTAGCTTCAGAAAAAGAATATAAAAACATTCAGTCGGAATATTTAAAACTATTCGAAATTTACGGCGCACACTCGCAAACCTTAAAGCTTCAAATAGCCTATGGTCATTTTTTAGCCTTTAATCTGCATCAACCTAAAACAGCCGAGGATTTTTTAAAACAGTCGTTAGAACAAAATTTAAACGATACTCAAGTTGCCGAAATAAAATTAGAACTCGCAGATATTTTAGTGCTTCAAGAAAAATTTAACGAAGCCCTTATATACTACACTCAAATACAACGCAATTTAAAAAATAGTACCATTTCGCAAGAAGCACGGTTTAGAGTAGCAAGAACAAGTTATTATAAAGGCGATTTTAAGTGGGCAGAATCGCAATTAAATATTTTAAAACAATCTACATCGCAACTTATTGCCAACGATGCTTTAGATTTAAAACTTCTGATTTCTGATAATAAATATGAGGACTCTACACAAACAGCCTTAAAACTTTATGCTAAAGCCGATTTATTGGCTTACCAAAATAAACCTATAGAGGCTATTTCTAGTTTACAAACCATACTAGATCTGCACAGCACAGAACCCATCGCAGAACAAGCGCTTTACAAACAAGCCCAATTATTTGAAAACCAAAAAGAATACAGTAAAGCCGAAAACAATTATCAGTTACTAATTTCAAATCACAAAAAAGGCTTGCTGGCAGACGATGCGTATTTCGCCTTAGCAGAATTGTATAATCATGTGCTAAATCAGCCCGAAAAAGCGCAACCGCTGTACGAATATATCATCTTTAATTTTGCCGATAGCATCTATTTTGTTGAAGCCAGAAAACAGTATAGAACCTTACGTGGCGATAATTTAAATCAATAA